A region from the Linepithema humile isolate Giens D197 chromosome 1, Lhum_UNIL_v1.0, whole genome shotgun sequence genome encodes:
- the LOC105678632 gene encoding probable cytochrome P450 4aa1 isoform X3, whose protein sequence is MILLQLNRTPDEMWTYLAFLAVIYVIYALKNYIRIIRFIFTLDGPKTVPILGNVNTVFEGNLIQRMTNEAQSYGRIFRVWLTLLPYVTLMEPEDIQVVLSSMKHTQKIYLYKLLDNFLGKGLITREVDKWRIHRKILQPAFHLHVLERFVDTFGEYADRLVETILGMPASQRYSNGEDDTPFRKGQVMVPYRFARPWLLIDWIYRLTAAGKSEERQQKDLFDFCFKKMKEKREFLRKNGSFVADNETSRKMSLLEYMVEINEKNPCFTERDIIEECCTFMLAGQDSVGTGTAMTLFLLANNPKWQERCVEELNEIFSDDNRSPTMQDLKEMKCLDMCIKESLRLYPSVPLFARTLGQDVRIGKHVIPAGCGVFILPYCTHRLPHHFPDPHDFKPERFSPENSEGRHPYAFIPFSAGPRNCIGYKFAMLEMKSIISTVLRKCRLEPVLGKEKVLARFRMTVRAHGGLWVKIRARDKRYES, encoded by the exons ATGATATTACTTCAG TTGAATCGCACACCTGACGAGATGTGGACCTATCTTGCCTTCCTAGCTGTCATCTATGTTATATATGCATTGAAGAATTACATCAGGATtatcagatttatttttacccTCGATGGACCGAAGACGGTGCCCATCCTTGGTAATGTAAATACCGTTTTTGAGGGAAACT TGATTCAGAGAATGACAAACGAGGCGCAGAGTTACGGCCGCATCTTCCGGGTATGGCTAACGCTTCTGCCGTATGTCACGCTCATGGAGCCGGAAGATATCCAAGTTGTGCTCAGCAGTATGAAGCACACGCAGAAGATATACTTGTACAAATTGCTCGACAATTTTCTGGGCAAGGGTCTGATCACGCGGGAAGTTGACAAATGGAGGATACATCGGAAAATCTTGCAGCCGGCCTTCCATCTTCATGTACTCGAAAGATTTGTCGACACATTCGGCGAGTATGCAGATCGTCTAGTCG AGACGATTTTGGGCATGCCAGCAAGTCAAAGGTACAGCAACGGCGAAGATGACACGCCTTTTAGAAA GGGCCAAGTTATGGTACCATATAGATTTGCGCGGCCGTGGCTGCTAATTGATTGGATCTACCGATTGACGGCGGCTGGAAAATCGGAAGAACGACAGCAGAAAGATCTCTTCGATTTTTGCTTTAAGAAAATGAAGGAAAAGCGCGAGTTTTTACGCAAGAACGGTTCTTTCGTCGCTGACAACGAGACGTCCAGAAAGATGTCCTTGCTGGAGTACATGGTCGAAATCAACGAGAAGAATCCCTGCTTCACCGAGCGGGACATCATCGAGGAGTGTTGTACTTTTATGCTTGCCGGCCAGGACTCCGTTGGCACTGGCACTGCGATGACACTTTTCCTGCTGGCGAATAATCCTAAGTGGCAAGAGAGATGCGTCGAGGAGTTGAATGAGATTTTTAGTGATGACAATAGATCACCTACCATGCAGGATCTCAAGGAGATGAAGTGCTTGGATATGTGCATCAAGGAATCCTTGAGGCTGTATCCTAGTGTGCCACTTTTTGCCAGGACGCTCGGGCAAGATGTAAGAATAG GAAAGCACGTGATACCAGCCGGTTGCGGCGTATTTATATTGCCATATTGTACGCACCGCTTGCCTCATCATTTTCCTGATCCTCATGATTTTAAACCAGAACGTTTTAGTCCTGAAAATTCTGAAGGAAGACATCCTTATGCTTTTATACCCTTCAGTGCTGGACCTCGCAATTGCATCG gGTACAAATTTGCTATGCTTGAGATGAAATCGATTATTAGTACTGTTCTGAGAAAGTGTCGTTTAGAACCGGTACTCGGCAAGGAAAAAGTGTTAGCTAGGTTTCGAATGACAGTTAGAGCACACGGTGGACTTTGGGTCAAAATAAGAGCGCGTGATAAGCGATATGAATCCTAG
- the LOC105678632 gene encoding probable cytochrome P450 4aa1 isoform X2, which produces MWTYLAFLAVIYVIYALKNYIRIIRFIFTLDGPKTVPILGNVNTVFEGNLIQRMTNEAQSYGRIFRVWLTLLPYVTLMEPEDIQVVLSSMKHTQKIYLYKLLDNFLGKGLITREVDKWRIHRKILQPAFHLHVLERFVDTFGEYADRLVGKLLEKDGDDINVTVFVNNSVYDILIETILGMPASQRYSNGEDDTPFRKGQVMVPYRFARPWLLIDWIYRLTAAGKSEERQQKDLFDFCFKKMKEKREFLRKNGSFVADNETSRKMSLLEYMVEINEKNPCFTERDIIEECCTFMLAGQDSVGTGTAMTLFLLANNPKWQERCVEELNEIFSDDNRSPTMQDLKEMKCLDMCIKESLRLYPSVPLFARTLGQDVRIGKHVIPAGCGVFILPYCTHRLPHHFPDPHDFKPERFSPENSEGRHPYAFIPFSAGPRNCIGYKFAMLEMKSIISTVLRKCRLEPVLGKEKVLARFRMTVRAHGGLWVKIRARDKRYES; this is translated from the exons ATGTGGACCTATCTTGCCTTCCTAGCTGTCATCTATGTTATATATGCATTGAAGAATTACATCAGGATtatcagatttatttttacccTCGATGGACCGAAGACGGTGCCCATCCTTGGTAATGTAAATACCGTTTTTGAGGGAAACT TGATTCAGAGAATGACAAACGAGGCGCAGAGTTACGGCCGCATCTTCCGGGTATGGCTAACGCTTCTGCCGTATGTCACGCTCATGGAGCCGGAAGATATCCAAGTTGTGCTCAGCAGTATGAAGCACACGCAGAAGATATACTTGTACAAATTGCTCGACAATTTTCTGGGCAAGGGTCTGATCACGCGGGAAGTTGACAAATGGAGGATACATCGGAAAATCTTGCAGCCGGCCTTCCATCTTCATGTACTCGAAAGATTTGTCGACACATTCGGCGAGTATGCAGATCGTCTAGTCGGTAAACTACTTGAGAAGGACGGAGATGATATAAATGTCACCGTATTCGTTAACAACTCAGTCTACGATATACTGATCG AGACGATTTTGGGCATGCCAGCAAGTCAAAGGTACAGCAACGGCGAAGATGACACGCCTTTTAGAAA GGGCCAAGTTATGGTACCATATAGATTTGCGCGGCCGTGGCTGCTAATTGATTGGATCTACCGATTGACGGCGGCTGGAAAATCGGAAGAACGACAGCAGAAAGATCTCTTCGATTTTTGCTTTAAGAAAATGAAGGAAAAGCGCGAGTTTTTACGCAAGAACGGTTCTTTCGTCGCTGACAACGAGACGTCCAGAAAGATGTCCTTGCTGGAGTACATGGTCGAAATCAACGAGAAGAATCCCTGCTTCACCGAGCGGGACATCATCGAGGAGTGTTGTACTTTTATGCTTGCCGGCCAGGACTCCGTTGGCACTGGCACTGCGATGACACTTTTCCTGCTGGCGAATAATCCTAAGTGGCAAGAGAGATGCGTCGAGGAGTTGAATGAGATTTTTAGTGATGACAATAGATCACCTACCATGCAGGATCTCAAGGAGATGAAGTGCTTGGATATGTGCATCAAGGAATCCTTGAGGCTGTATCCTAGTGTGCCACTTTTTGCCAGGACGCTCGGGCAAGATGTAAGAATAG GAAAGCACGTGATACCAGCCGGTTGCGGCGTATTTATATTGCCATATTGTACGCACCGCTTGCCTCATCATTTTCCTGATCCTCATGATTTTAAACCAGAACGTTTTAGTCCTGAAAATTCTGAAGGAAGACATCCTTATGCTTTTATACCCTTCAGTGCTGGACCTCGCAATTGCATCG gGTACAAATTTGCTATGCTTGAGATGAAATCGATTATTAGTACTGTTCTGAGAAAGTGTCGTTTAGAACCGGTACTCGGCAAGGAAAAAGTGTTAGCTAGGTTTCGAATGACAGTTAGAGCACACGGTGGACTTTGGGTCAAAATAAGAGCGCGTGATAAGCGATATGAATCCTAG
- the LOC105678632 gene encoding probable cytochrome P450 4aa1 isoform X1, which produces MILLQLNRTPDEMWTYLAFLAVIYVIYALKNYIRIIRFIFTLDGPKTVPILGNVNTVFEGNLIQRMTNEAQSYGRIFRVWLTLLPYVTLMEPEDIQVVLSSMKHTQKIYLYKLLDNFLGKGLITREVDKWRIHRKILQPAFHLHVLERFVDTFGEYADRLVGKLLEKDGDDINVTVFVNNSVYDILIETILGMPASQRYSNGEDDTPFRKGQVMVPYRFARPWLLIDWIYRLTAAGKSEERQQKDLFDFCFKKMKEKREFLRKNGSFVADNETSRKMSLLEYMVEINEKNPCFTERDIIEECCTFMLAGQDSVGTGTAMTLFLLANNPKWQERCVEELNEIFSDDNRSPTMQDLKEMKCLDMCIKESLRLYPSVPLFARTLGQDVRIGKHVIPAGCGVFILPYCTHRLPHHFPDPHDFKPERFSPENSEGRHPYAFIPFSAGPRNCIGYKFAMLEMKSIISTVLRKCRLEPVLGKEKVLARFRMTVRAHGGLWVKIRARDKRYES; this is translated from the exons ATGATATTACTTCAG TTGAATCGCACACCTGACGAGATGTGGACCTATCTTGCCTTCCTAGCTGTCATCTATGTTATATATGCATTGAAGAATTACATCAGGATtatcagatttatttttacccTCGATGGACCGAAGACGGTGCCCATCCTTGGTAATGTAAATACCGTTTTTGAGGGAAACT TGATTCAGAGAATGACAAACGAGGCGCAGAGTTACGGCCGCATCTTCCGGGTATGGCTAACGCTTCTGCCGTATGTCACGCTCATGGAGCCGGAAGATATCCAAGTTGTGCTCAGCAGTATGAAGCACACGCAGAAGATATACTTGTACAAATTGCTCGACAATTTTCTGGGCAAGGGTCTGATCACGCGGGAAGTTGACAAATGGAGGATACATCGGAAAATCTTGCAGCCGGCCTTCCATCTTCATGTACTCGAAAGATTTGTCGACACATTCGGCGAGTATGCAGATCGTCTAGTCGGTAAACTACTTGAGAAGGACGGAGATGATATAAATGTCACCGTATTCGTTAACAACTCAGTCTACGATATACTGATCG AGACGATTTTGGGCATGCCAGCAAGTCAAAGGTACAGCAACGGCGAAGATGACACGCCTTTTAGAAA GGGCCAAGTTATGGTACCATATAGATTTGCGCGGCCGTGGCTGCTAATTGATTGGATCTACCGATTGACGGCGGCTGGAAAATCGGAAGAACGACAGCAGAAAGATCTCTTCGATTTTTGCTTTAAGAAAATGAAGGAAAAGCGCGAGTTTTTACGCAAGAACGGTTCTTTCGTCGCTGACAACGAGACGTCCAGAAAGATGTCCTTGCTGGAGTACATGGTCGAAATCAACGAGAAGAATCCCTGCTTCACCGAGCGGGACATCATCGAGGAGTGTTGTACTTTTATGCTTGCCGGCCAGGACTCCGTTGGCACTGGCACTGCGATGACACTTTTCCTGCTGGCGAATAATCCTAAGTGGCAAGAGAGATGCGTCGAGGAGTTGAATGAGATTTTTAGTGATGACAATAGATCACCTACCATGCAGGATCTCAAGGAGATGAAGTGCTTGGATATGTGCATCAAGGAATCCTTGAGGCTGTATCCTAGTGTGCCACTTTTTGCCAGGACGCTCGGGCAAGATGTAAGAATAG GAAAGCACGTGATACCAGCCGGTTGCGGCGTATTTATATTGCCATATTGTACGCACCGCTTGCCTCATCATTTTCCTGATCCTCATGATTTTAAACCAGAACGTTTTAGTCCTGAAAATTCTGAAGGAAGACATCCTTATGCTTTTATACCCTTCAGTGCTGGACCTCGCAATTGCATCG gGTACAAATTTGCTATGCTTGAGATGAAATCGATTATTAGTACTGTTCTGAGAAAGTGTCGTTTAGAACCGGTACTCGGCAAGGAAAAAGTGTTAGCTAGGTTTCGAATGACAGTTAGAGCACACGGTGGACTTTGGGTCAAAATAAGAGCGCGTGATAAGCGATATGAATCCTAG